One window from the genome of Leptospira broomii serovar Hurstbridge str. 5399 encodes:
- a CDS encoding MFS transporter: MSQSSSKKSLLQYIGLGELASCGGNAVLAFWMILGMAFFLFADQNLIAPNLRNIARSFGITEQKEIDWKMGGEIPIFFFVLGGLVSVNMGYLTQRFSRKALVVGTVLLGEIPCLLSGFAQTYNEFLLLRTLTGFGLGGSFPLLFSILGDYFSDKSRSIASGYLSLAMGLGVGVGQLFGGIIGQADLENGWRMSFIYMAAPSFFFMIVYALFCKEPARGRTEKEFTEIAGVTGEADVRLTWNDLRILFANKTNIGIFLQGIPGCVPWGVFFTFLADYYENDYGIPKARAAGLMTFAAIGIFIGTFLGGIIGQKLYNKNKYYMPIFCAVMVLLGTGPSVYLLHAGSTALQPSFIWINVITGFIIAVTGPNVRALILNVNTPKNRAAMFSLYNLTDDLGKGLGPAMAAIILGFVAERSTAFTIAVLFWIPCGLFWWIILKNFRQDEANVHKILSEEAQRLRRTA, encoded by the coding sequence ATGTCTCAGTCATCTTCCAAAAAAAGCTTATTACAATATATCGGGTTAGGCGAACTTGCCTCCTGCGGAGGCAACGCGGTCCTTGCCTTTTGGATGATTTTAGGAATGGCGTTTTTCCTATTCGCCGATCAAAATCTAATCGCGCCCAACCTTCGTAATATAGCGCGTTCCTTCGGAATAACCGAACAAAAGGAAATCGATTGGAAAATGGGAGGAGAAATTCCGATTTTCTTCTTCGTATTAGGAGGACTTGTCTCCGTAAATATGGGTTACCTGACCCAAAGATTTTCCAGGAAGGCCTTAGTGGTCGGAACCGTATTGCTAGGTGAAATTCCCTGCCTACTTTCCGGATTTGCGCAAACTTATAATGAGTTCCTGCTACTTAGAACTTTAACAGGCTTCGGGCTAGGGGGAAGCTTTCCTTTATTGTTCTCCATCTTAGGGGATTATTTTTCGGACAAGTCCCGGTCGATCGCCTCCGGTTATCTTTCGCTCGCAATGGGATTAGGAGTCGGCGTAGGCCAACTCTTCGGAGGAATAATAGGCCAAGCGGACTTAGAGAACGGATGGCGGATGAGTTTCATTTACATGGCGGCTCCTTCGTTCTTTTTTATGATAGTCTATGCCCTTTTTTGTAAGGAACCCGCCAGAGGCAGAACCGAAAAAGAATTCACCGAAATAGCAGGTGTGACCGGCGAGGCGGATGTTCGTTTAACGTGGAATGATTTAAGAATATTATTTGCAAACAAGACCAATATCGGAATTTTTTTGCAAGGGATTCCCGGATGCGTACCTTGGGGAGTGTTCTTTACGTTTCTAGCGGACTACTATGAAAACGATTATGGAATTCCGAAAGCCCGCGCCGCAGGTCTTATGACGTTTGCGGCGATCGGAATTTTTATAGGAACATTCCTAGGCGGAATCATCGGACAAAAACTTTATAATAAGAATAAATATTATATGCCGATCTTTTGCGCGGTAATGGTTTTATTAGGAACAGGTCCGAGCGTTTATCTTCTTCATGCGGGTTCGACCGCGCTTCAACCTTCGTTTATTTGGATAAACGTAATTACCGGATTTATTATAGCAGTGACGGGACCGAACGTGAGAGCCTTGATCCTGAACGTGAACACTCCCAAAAATAGAGCCGCCATGTTTTCGCTTTATAATCTCACCGACGATTTAGGAAAAGGATTAGGACCGGCGATGGCTGCCATTATTCTAGGTTTTGTCGCCGAGCGATCTACGGCCTTTACCATTGCGGTTCTTTTCTGGATACCTTGCGGTTTATTTTGGTGGATCATTTTAAAGAATTTCCGGCAGGACGAAGCGAATGTGCATAAAATCCTGTCCGAAGAAGCGCAAAGATTGCGGAGGACAGCTTAG
- a CDS encoding alpha/beta hydrolase, translating into MAYQHKEFYIQSSRDNTKLYCQAWIKPDANRVLVFNHGFGEHSGRYGNLINYFKDSDVSFYGFDMRGHGKSDGKRGHADTFELFVDDLADFIQEVRRREKKDKILLLGHSMGGVVVIRYALEGINQDYLHAVVACSPALKIPANTFQKFQIAVAGFLRKLSPGTTLDANLDVNLISHDPEVVKAYVEDPLVHGKISFSMGYELFQQGEIANKKAAILRTPILILHGLGDKIADPAGSLEFYNHLVYKNKRIKTYPGFYHETMNEVSPDKETVLKDIKEFLDSLVPEKTGQKKN; encoded by the coding sequence ATGGCCTACCAACACAAGGAATTCTATATCCAATCTTCCCGAGACAATACTAAACTCTATTGTCAGGCTTGGATTAAACCCGATGCAAATAGGGTACTTGTGTTTAATCATGGATTCGGGGAGCATAGCGGACGATACGGCAATTTAATAAATTATTTCAAAGATAGTGACGTAAGTTTTTACGGATTCGATATGCGAGGCCACGGCAAATCGGACGGAAAGAGGGGGCACGCCGACACTTTCGAATTATTCGTGGATGATTTGGCCGATTTTATCCAAGAAGTTCGCCGTAGAGAAAAGAAAGATAAGATTTTACTTCTGGGTCATTCCATGGGCGGAGTCGTGGTAATTCGCTATGCATTGGAAGGTATCAATCAGGATTATCTGCATGCAGTCGTAGCTTGCTCCCCGGCATTAAAGATCCCTGCGAATACTTTCCAGAAATTTCAAATTGCTGTCGCCGGTTTTTTACGTAAACTATCTCCCGGTACGACTTTGGATGCGAATCTGGACGTTAACCTAATTAGTCACGACCCCGAAGTGGTAAAGGCTTATGTGGAAGATCCGTTAGTTCACGGTAAGATATCATTTTCAATGGGGTACGAGCTTTTTCAACAAGGCGAGATCGCAAATAAGAAGGCGGCAATTTTGAGGACGCCGATATTGATTTTACACGGCCTCGGAGATAAGATTGCGGATCCGGCAGGAAGCCTTGAATTTTATAATCATTTAGTCTATAAGAACAAAAGAATTAAAACATATCCCGGCTTTTATCATGAGACAATGAACGAGGTTTCTCCTGACAAGGAAACGGTGTTAAAAGACATTAAAGAGTTTTTGGATTCGCTGGTTCCCGAAAAGACCGGTCAAAAAAAAAATTAA
- a CDS encoding amidohydrolase family protein — MEENQYKGQIIDAWAQPALVSMYQKLPEVASLFKRSGSGGYARKNLSPKDTVDLLDEAGVEKVLLRAWRRPGQWVCTNDQIYEYTNRYPDRFVGIAAVDLSKPVEAVKELRRAIKDLDFKGLFVLPWLWELPPNHKLYYPLYVECIELGIPFCTQVGQTGPLMPSETGRPVPYLDEVALTFPTLKIVGGHLGFPWTDEMIGLCMKHENVYIDTSAYLPSHYPKQLLDYMKTSGRSKVLFGTNFPHLEFKKCVNQAVALDLPEPSLKRFFYANAKRIFQI; from the coding sequence ATGGAAGAAAATCAGTATAAAGGCCAAATCATCGATGCGTGGGCTCAACCGGCCTTGGTTTCAATGTATCAAAAATTGCCGGAAGTCGCATCCCTCTTTAAACGATCCGGTTCTGGCGGGTATGCCCGAAAAAATCTTTCGCCGAAGGACACCGTCGATCTCCTCGACGAAGCCGGAGTCGAGAAAGTATTGTTACGAGCTTGGCGCCGTCCGGGCCAATGGGTATGTACGAACGATCAAATTTACGAATACACGAATCGTTATCCCGATCGCTTTGTCGGAATCGCGGCTGTAGATCTATCAAAACCGGTGGAAGCCGTTAAAGAATTGAGACGGGCAATCAAGGACTTAGACTTTAAAGGACTGTTTGTTCTTCCTTGGCTTTGGGAACTTCCCCCCAACCACAAATTATATTATCCTTTATATGTGGAATGCATAGAATTAGGAATTCCGTTCTGCACCCAAGTAGGACAAACCGGCCCGTTGATGCCCTCCGAAACGGGAAGGCCCGTCCCATATTTGGACGAGGTCGCCTTAACCTTTCCTACGTTGAAGATCGTAGGAGGTCATCTAGGTTTTCCTTGGACGGACGAGATGATCGGATTGTGCATGAAACACGAGAATGTTTACATCGATACTTCCGCATACTTACCTTCTCATTATCCGAAGCAGTTGCTGGACTATATGAAAACTTCCGGAAGAAGTAAGGTTCTATTCGGTACAAATTTTCCTCATCTCGAATTTAAAAAATGCGTAAATCAAGCGGTAGCCTTGGACTTACCGGAGCCGTCCTTAAAAAGATTTTTTTACGCGAATGCGAAGAGAATTTTTCAAATTTAA
- a CDS encoding endonuclease/exonuclease/phosphatase family protein, whose product MKILKNALYTVLIAFALLLAAVYFSTFHPKALEEMEVICESNPPTLHKANQLKILSWNVQYFAGKEKVFWYDVPDESGPDTAPTSEEIESTLKKVANVILEKNPDIILLQEVDDRARRTHGENQSERLLPLLSDLYPCRAEAFYWKAGFVPHPKVLGSVGMKLVTLSKYKISTAIRHQLPLAELDPISNQFQLKRAVLQVDLPITEGGKFVALNTHLDAFSMGTDTMQKQVNFLAGLLSRLDEEKADWVLAGDFNLLPPGFKRSSLHPNGAFYYSDDEEIKPLFDRWSAGATSDELNGPDKEKFFTYYPNDPLIAKPDRTIDYIFFSKGLVKIFYSVIRSGDAADASDHFPLEAVFRFIE is encoded by the coding sequence TTGAAAATCCTGAAAAATGCATTATATACGGTACTCATAGCATTCGCTTTGCTACTGGCAGCGGTTTATTTTTCAACTTTCCATCCTAAAGCATTGGAAGAGATGGAAGTCATTTGCGAATCGAATCCGCCTACGTTACATAAGGCGAATCAATTAAAAATCCTTTCTTGGAATGTCCAATATTTTGCAGGTAAGGAAAAGGTCTTTTGGTATGACGTGCCCGACGAATCCGGACCGGATACCGCGCCGACATCCGAAGAGATCGAATCAACGCTCAAAAAAGTGGCTAACGTAATCTTAGAAAAAAATCCGGATATTATTTTGCTTCAGGAAGTGGATGACCGAGCGCGAAGAACTCATGGTGAAAATCAATCGGAACGGCTCCTGCCCTTGCTTTCGGATTTGTATCCTTGTAGGGCGGAAGCATTTTATTGGAAGGCGGGATTTGTTCCACACCCGAAAGTTCTTGGATCTGTCGGAATGAAACTTGTAACTCTAAGTAAATACAAAATCAGCACCGCCATTCGCCATCAATTACCGCTTGCCGAGCTTGATCCGATTAGCAATCAATTTCAATTAAAGCGGGCCGTCCTGCAAGTCGATTTACCGATTACGGAAGGCGGAAAATTCGTAGCTTTGAATACTCATTTGGATGCGTTTTCGATGGGAACGGACACAATGCAGAAGCAGGTGAACTTTCTCGCGGGACTGTTATCTCGATTGGACGAAGAGAAGGCTGATTGGGTTTTAGCGGGAGATTTTAACCTGCTACCTCCCGGATTCAAGCGGTCCTCTTTGCATCCGAACGGGGCTTTCTATTACAGCGACGACGAGGAGATAAAACCCCTTTTCGATAGATGGTCGGCGGGGGCAACGTCCGATGAATTGAACGGGCCTGATAAGGAAAAATTTTTCACCTACTATCCAAACGATCCGTTGATTGCGAAGCCTGATAGAACGATCGATTACATTTTCTTTTCCAAAGGACTGGTTAAGATTTTCTATTCCGTGATTCGATCCGGAGATGCGGCCGACGCTAGCGATCATTTTCCGTTGGAAGCCGTTTTTCGATTTATCGAATAA
- a CDS encoding VOC family protein, whose translation MRPFKILGIQQVAVGGDSKDKLKNFWVDILGLENTGTYRSEKENVNEDILRIGKGSYAVEVDIMEPVDPSKSPKVNDPKLNHIGLWVDDIHKAVEWLTSQGVRFTPGGIRKGAGGHDVTFIHPKGNEEFPLCGEGVLIELVQAPADVIKALG comes from the coding sequence ATGAGACCGTTTAAGATTCTAGGAATCCAGCAAGTTGCCGTCGGTGGAGATAGTAAGGATAAGTTAAAGAACTTTTGGGTGGATATCCTCGGCCTGGAAAACACAGGAACATATCGCAGCGAAAAAGAAAACGTAAACGAAGATATCCTAAGAATCGGGAAAGGCTCGTATGCCGTCGAAGTGGATATAATGGAACCCGTAGATCCTTCAAAAAGCCCTAAAGTTAACGATCCGAAATTGAATCATATAGGCCTTTGGGTCGACGATATTCATAAGGCGGTGGAATGGTTGACTTCACAGGGAGTTCGTTTTACGCCTGGCGGAATTCGAAAAGGAGCGGGAGGTCACGATGTGACTTTTATTCATCCGAAAGGAAACGAAGAATTTCCACTTTGCGGCGAAGGAGTTTTGATCGAACTTGTCCAAGCTCCTGCGGACGTAATCAAAGCATTAGGTTAA
- a CDS encoding adenylate/guanylate cyclase domain-containing protein, whose product MEKNDSQKEVKTFFEHEYQLLSDAQSFLSNSSSKEQAKDKLRALSDSYESLLKQSSKIMRIGDSTQHRLLKTQDELTNSNIMLEAAYMDLKLVTEVGRIITSSLEPKVIIQSVYENTKSMVPMDILAFGIYEEDKHAIKYKFCVIDGRYTPAPSVDSLDEDNPSSFCFKEGSELITLDIDKDYPQYVDEIRKHFGENTRSAVYLPLKVEERFIGILTVHSYTKNAFAANQLNILRTLANYVAIGVDNADAYRALSKRNRELKESLEKIEVLNKGIEEERQKSENLLLNILPRSIADRLKGGEGVIADYFSSSTVLFADIVGFSKLTAKIATPTRLVEILNRIFTEFDVIADKYQLEKIKTIGDCYMMAGGIPVPDEDHADKTAQAALEMLDRLEKLKPDLEYEFNVRIGLHTGEVVAGVIGKNKFVYDLWGDSVNTASRMESHGSTGRIHVSESVYLTLKDKYDFEDRGTIEVKGKGAMHTYFLLGKK is encoded by the coding sequence ATGGAAAAAAACGATTCGCAAAAGGAAGTCAAAACTTTCTTCGAACATGAGTACCAACTCTTGTCCGACGCTCAATCTTTTCTAAGTAATTCTTCAAGCAAAGAACAAGCTAAGGATAAGTTACGCGCTCTCTCCGATTCGTACGAATCTCTACTCAAACAATCTTCTAAGATTATGAGAATAGGAGATTCCACCCAACATCGGTTACTTAAAACTCAAGATGAACTTACAAACTCCAACATAATGTTGGAAGCCGCTTATATGGACTTAAAGTTGGTCACCGAGGTCGGCAGAATCATCACTTCTTCCCTCGAGCCGAAAGTCATCATTCAATCGGTATATGAAAACACCAAATCGATGGTTCCAATGGATATCCTCGCGTTCGGAATTTACGAAGAGGATAAACACGCGATTAAGTATAAGTTTTGTGTAATCGACGGAAGATACACGCCTGCTCCCTCGGTCGATTCCCTAGATGAAGATAACCCCTCTTCCTTTTGTTTTAAGGAAGGTTCGGAATTAATTACGTTGGATATCGACAAGGATTATCCCCAATATGTCGACGAAATCCGTAAGCATTTCGGTGAAAATACCAGATCAGCAGTTTACCTTCCGTTAAAAGTCGAGGAGCGGTTTATAGGAATACTTACCGTTCACAGTTATACGAAAAACGCCTTCGCTGCGAACCAATTGAATATTCTTAGAACCCTGGCCAATTATGTGGCAATCGGGGTGGATAATGCGGACGCATATCGCGCTCTTTCCAAGCGAAACAGAGAGCTAAAAGAATCCTTGGAAAAGATCGAGGTCCTAAACAAAGGCATCGAAGAGGAAAGGCAAAAATCCGAAAACCTCCTGCTAAACATTCTGCCTCGCAGCATCGCGGACCGTTTGAAAGGAGGGGAAGGAGTTATAGCGGATTATTTCTCCTCCTCTACCGTTCTATTTGCGGACATCGTGGGGTTTTCGAAACTCACCGCTAAAATCGCTACACCTACAAGATTAGTCGAGATTTTGAATCGAATCTTTACCGAATTCGACGTAATCGCGGATAAATACCAACTCGAAAAAATTAAGACGATCGGCGACTGCTATATGATGGCGGGAGGCATCCCTGTTCCGGACGAAGATCATGCCGATAAAACCGCTCAGGCTGCCTTAGAGATGCTGGATCGGCTGGAAAAACTGAAACCCGATTTGGAGTACGAATTCAACGTAAGGATCGGACTTCATACGGGGGAAGTCGTCGCAGGCGTGATCGGTAAGAATAAATTCGTATACGATCTATGGGGGGATTCTGTGAATACCGCTTCAAGAATGGAATCGCACGGATCGACCGGTAGAATCCATGTCTCCGAATCAGTTTATCTTACTTTAAAAGATAAATACGATTTCGAAGACAGAGGGACCATCGAAGTGAAAGGAAAGGGTGCGATGCATACCTACTTCCTTTTAGGCAAGAAATAG